A window from Urocitellus parryii isolate mUroPar1 chromosome 1, mUroPar1.hap1, whole genome shotgun sequence encodes these proteins:
- the Cdkn2aipnl gene encoding CDKN2AIP N-terminal-like protein yields MVGGEAAAAVEELVSGVRQAADFAEQFRSYSESEKQWKARMEFILRHLPDYRDPPDGGGRLDQLLSLSMVWANHLFLGCSYNKDLLDKVMEMADGIEVEDLPQFTTRSELMKKHQS; encoded by the exons ATGGTGGGTGGCGAGGCGGCTGCAGCGGTGGAGGAGCTGGTTTCCGGGGTGCGGCAAGCGGCCGACTTCGCCGAGCAGTTCCGCTCCTACTCTGAGAGCGAGAAGCAATGGAAGGCCCGCATGGAATTCATCTTGCGCCACCTGCCTGATTACCGCGACCCGCCCGACGGCGGCGGCCGCCTGGACCAGCTGCTGTCCCTCTCCATGGTCTGGGCCAACCATCTTTTCCTGGGCTGCAG ttacaaTAAAGACCTTCTAGACAAGGTGATGGAAATGGCTGATGGTATTGAAGTGGAAGACCTGCCACAGTTTACTACCAGAAGTGAATTAATGAAAAAG